In Herbinix luporum, a single window of DNA contains:
- a CDS encoding transposase, with amino-acid sequence MAKKQKSYTPEFKQQIVDLRIKAGKGITELSNEYGVPKGTISTWVKLLSPVKVSETETISMKEYKALQKKIKELETENEILKKATAIFAKNQ; translated from the coding sequence ATGGCAAAAAAGCAAAAATCCTATACACCAGAATTCAAGCAACAGATTGTAGATCTGCGTATTAAGGCTGGTAAAGGTATAACAGAATTATCTAACGAATATGGCGTTCCAAAAGGCACAATCTCTACCTGGGTAAAGCTTCTTTCACCAGTAAAGGTCTCAGAAACAGAAACAATTTCTATGAAAGAGTACAAGGCTCTTCAAAAGAAAATAAAGGAATTAGAGACAGAGAATGAAATATTAAAAAAAGCTACCGCCATATTCGCCAAAAATCAATAG
- a CDS encoding HRDC domain-containing protein has protein sequence MKLPKKGKEDSSNKEKRLRKSEVLTSKGLELFDTLRQVRIKEAKAEGVPPYIIFSDKTLMDMCIKLPFDKTEMLSVTGVGEYKYEKYGQIFISAIRKFMNDTKENLFYQGAIENLEEKSVSKSKHIRKVDFYLTDEMKQNIKPLGKVTISQFVDHLNGLRDEKLMKRLTATSLTSILKEEGYLKEEFNRLLGRNTVTVTDKGEELGMSLQTRISDKGNEYSVVIYDDKAQEYLIFLIDRLGSYQE, from the coding sequence ATGAAACTGCCCAAGAAAGGTAAAGAAGATAGCAGTAATAAAGAAAAAAGACTTCGTAAGTCAGAAGTTCTAACATCTAAGGGGCTAGAGCTATTTGATACCTTAAGGCAAGTAAGAATAAAAGAGGCCAAAGCAGAAGGAGTACCTCCATATATTATATTTTCAGACAAGACCCTAATGGATATGTGTATTAAGCTTCCTTTTGATAAAACGGAAATGCTTTCGGTAACCGGCGTCGGTGAGTATAAATATGAAAAGTATGGTCAGATCTTTATAAGTGCTATTCGTAAGTTTATGAACGATACCAAAGAAAATTTATTTTACCAAGGAGCTATAGAAAATCTAGAAGAAAAAAGCGTAAGCAAATCTAAACATATAAGAAAAGTGGACTTTTATCTTACAGATGAAATGAAGCAGAATATTAAGCCTTTAGGTAAAGTTACTATCAGTCAATTTGTTGATCATTTAAACGGACTTAGAGATGAGAAATTAATGAAACGTCTGACTGCAACATCCTTGACATCGATTTTAAAGGAAGAAGGTTACCTTAAGGAGGAGTTTAACCGGTTATTGGGAAGAAATACAGTTACAGTAACAGATAAAGGGGAAGAATTAGGGATGTCGCTGCAGACAAGGATTAGCGACAAAGGGAATGAATATAGTGTTGTAATATATGATGATAAAGCTCAGGAATATCTTATATTCTTAATTGATAGGCTTGGAAGTTATCAAGAATAA
- a CDS encoding endonuclease III domain-containing protein — MAKEAMKKQRMNNSLSEIYQALFLHYGDLQWWPAKTPYEVMVGAILTQNTAWTNVEKAIGQFEDDLTPERIHHLPLEKLQDLIRPSGFYKQKSQYLKVLTEWFMSYDCDVKRIQNLPLSDVRKELLGVHGVGNETADSILLYAFHFPTFVVDAYTMRLFKRYPLDAGKTYVQVKKFIESRIPADVLVYNRFHALIVQNGKEHCKKKALCEGCPLEGSCKKCFD; from the coding sequence TTGGCGAAAGAAGCGATGAAGAAACAGCGGATGAATAACTCTCTATCTGAAATATATCAAGCGCTGTTTTTACATTACGGTGACCTCCAATGGTGGCCGGCAAAGACACCTTATGAAGTGATGGTCGGAGCTATTCTCACGCAAAATACGGCATGGACGAATGTAGAAAAGGCCATCGGACAATTCGAGGACGACCTGACGCCGGAACGCATTCATCATCTGCCATTGGAGAAGCTTCAAGACCTCATCCGCCCGTCAGGCTTCTATAAACAAAAATCGCAGTATCTTAAAGTCTTAACCGAGTGGTTCATGAGCTACGACTGCGATGTGAAACGGATTCAAAATCTTCCTTTAAGCGATGTCCGTAAGGAGCTGTTAGGTGTTCACGGCGTGGGCAACGAGACGGCAGATTCCATTCTGCTCTATGCCTTCCATTTTCCGACCTTTGTCGTCGATGCTTATACCATGCGGCTTTTCAAACGTTATCCACTTGATGCGGGAAAGACCTATGTTCAAGTGAAGAAATTTATCGAGAGCAGGATACCCGCCGATGTGCTTGTCTATAATCGCTTTCATGCGCTGATCGTTCAGAACGGCAAAGAACACTGCAAAAAGAAAGCACTCTGTGAAGGCTGCCCTCTGGAAGGCTCCTGCAAAAAGTGCTTTGATTAA
- a CDS encoding tyrosine-type recombinase/integrase — MNDAIKSGIINVSAVQDKLEMFKKEEILKNHTYDIWMGNNGYWYTYLPQDSYSEKRKQIRRKDKSRLEDAIVDFYNLHNKKEQRKKITLRTLYPEWLKYKSLHTAATASIRRIDNDWHKYYLNDPLIDIPIPELDRLTLDQWIHTKIKKYELTEKAYYNMSIILRQSLIYAVGREVITENPFENLKPNPKLFRKVRKKEDNTQVFLTDEQNLIVQEAWNDFYSNTTSTTPLAILLDFQTGLRLGELVAIKWSDINGKYLHIQRMEVRHEEICEETNTWKPAKLILVEHTKSNAGDRHVYLTKKAIEILVEAKKSQDENGIKSEFVFTNSKGQRLNKFMLDKLIRKYCRNNNIPEKSMHKIRKTYISTLIDEGVNINTIREQSGHENEETTYKNYAFDRAPDKHKEALLEKALSSHEHIQQGNQGQPKK, encoded by the coding sequence TTGAATGATGCTATTAAGAGTGGTATTATTAATGTAAGCGCTGTGCAAGACAAGTTAGAAATGTTTAAAAAAGAAGAGATACTAAAGAATCACACATATGATATTTGGATGGGTAATAACGGATATTGGTACACATATCTACCCCAAGATTCATATTCCGAAAAACGAAAACAAATAAGACGAAAAGACAAAAGCAGGCTAGAGGATGCAATTGTGGATTTCTACAATCTACATAATAAAAAGGAGCAACGTAAAAAGATAACTCTCAGAACATTATATCCAGAATGGCTCAAGTATAAAAGTTTGCATACTGCTGCAACTGCCTCCATTCGCAGGATAGATAATGACTGGCATAAATACTATCTAAATGATCCTCTTATAGACATCCCTATTCCGGAATTAGACAGACTCACTTTGGACCAGTGGATACACACAAAAATAAAAAAATACGAACTTACTGAGAAAGCCTACTACAATATGTCAATTATCTTAAGACAAAGCCTAATATATGCAGTAGGCAGGGAAGTAATAACAGAGAACCCTTTTGAAAATTTAAAACCAAACCCTAAACTTTTTCGCAAGGTTAGGAAAAAAGAAGATAATACACAAGTTTTTCTAACAGATGAACAAAATCTTATTGTGCAAGAAGCGTGGAATGATTTTTACTCTAATACTACATCCACTACACCTTTAGCTATATTATTGGACTTTCAAACTGGACTAAGATTAGGAGAACTTGTAGCCATAAAATGGAGTGATATTAATGGCAAATATCTTCATATCCAACGCATGGAGGTCCGACACGAAGAAATATGCGAGGAAACCAACACATGGAAACCTGCCAAACTTATACTTGTAGAACATACAAAATCCAATGCAGGAGACCGGCACGTTTACTTAACAAAAAAGGCTATAGAAATATTAGTAGAAGCAAAAAAAAGTCAAGATGAAAATGGAATCAAGAGCGAATTTGTTTTTACTAATAGTAAGGGCCAACGTCTAAATAAATTTATGTTAGATAAGCTAATCCGGAAATATTGCAGAAATAATAACATACCAGAAAAGAGCATGCATAAGATACGCAAAACATATATTTCCACGCTAATCGATGAAGGTGTAAACATAAACACCATCCGAGAGCAATCAGGCCACGAAAATGAAGAAACCACTTATAAAAATTACGCCTTTGATCGTGCACCAGACAAACACAAGGAAGCTTTATTAGAAAAGGCCTTATCATCTCATGAACATATTCAACAAGGCAACCAAGGGCAACCAAAAAAATAA
- a CDS encoding ABC transporter ATP-binding protein, whose translation MELLSVQNVSKSFKDHSYTVHAVNDVSLDIHQGEMIAIIGPSGSGKTTLLNLMGIVISPDSGEVYVEGQKASGMNDTMRCRMRNQYFGYIVQDFALIEEDTAMQNILVPTLYSKHKKSSSEYRKLIYSMAEKLQVSDKLKSTVKKLSGGERQRIAIIRSMVCDQKIILADEPTGSLDKDNSTIVMKCLRELVDDFKKTVVIVTHDLNVARQCDRTFNLTGGVLTPCNL comes from the coding sequence ATGGAATTGTTATCCGTTCAAAATGTCAGCAAAAGTTTTAAGGATCACAGTTATACAGTTCATGCCGTCAATGATGTTTCTCTCGACATTCATCAGGGAGAAATGATTGCAATCATCGGCCCTTCAGGGAGCGGAAAAACCACCCTTTTGAATCTAATGGGAATCGTTATCTCTCCCGATTCCGGTGAAGTATATGTGGAAGGGCAAAAAGCCAGCGGGATGAATGATACTATGCGCTGCCGGATGCGCAATCAGTATTTCGGCTATATTGTGCAGGACTTCGCTTTGATCGAAGAAGACACTGCCATGCAAAACATTCTTGTTCCAACATTATATAGCAAGCATAAAAAGAGTTCATCAGAGTATCGGAAGCTAATCTATAGCATGGCTGAAAAACTGCAGGTTTCCGATAAACTGAAAAGTACGGTTAAGAAGCTTTCCGGTGGCGAGAGACAACGAATAGCAATCATTCGTAGCATGGTTTGCGATCAGAAAATCATACTGGCCGATGAACCGACCGGTTCGCTGGACAAGGATAATTCAACGATTGTAATGAAGTGCCTGCGCGAATTAGTCGACGATTTCAAAAAAACCGTGGTGATAGTTACCCACGATTTGAATGTTGCAAGACAATGTGACAGAACGTTTAATCTTACCGGTGGTGTTCTGACGCCCTGTAACCTGTAG
- a CDS encoding ISLre2 family transposase, with translation MIKSIQQFLDFGTKSLEKTIESFLQNPKDFASFVYGVQEEVIKLGLDTIQETLENCDEMLRKSGKRKQNWHIIKKDKKTLITSLGTISFEKTLFKNKTTGERTYLLDRILGFKEHQRLTEDAEAKMLEEAVETSYRKAGQATSISDTVSKQTVKNEIHNLEFQHEYKDLPKKKKVDYLYIDADEDHISLQYNEEKGDLIKNKNNRKNNCLLSKIVYVYEGIEKESPRSKRNKLINPHYFCGNYPGEENNVLWDRVYDYICCNYDVDNIKKIYLNGDGGAWIKAGKSRLARITYVMDGFHLNKYMIRATSHLLDSAEDARCEIRHAIKVGTKKDFEEVMEKILRVTEGDTVIERVNESKKLILNNWSAVKVRLKKEEGIIGCSAEGHVSHILASRMSSRPMGWCRIGADKMAHLRAYYYNGGDMLELVRKQKQELPKAAGAEENDIISSTEMLSAERNKHYELGKYTESISHSLSASAKKYAWFNPHIWGL, from the coding sequence ATGATTAAAAGTATACAACAATTTTTAGATTTTGGCACAAAAAGTTTAGAAAAAACAATTGAAAGTTTTTTACAAAACCCAAAGGATTTTGCTTCATTTGTCTATGGAGTTCAGGAAGAAGTGATTAAGCTAGGTTTAGACACTATACAAGAAACTCTTGAGAATTGTGATGAAATGCTCAGAAAGAGTGGAAAAAGAAAGCAAAACTGGCACATTATAAAGAAAGATAAGAAAACACTTATTACATCACTTGGAACAATCAGCTTTGAAAAGACCTTATTTAAAAATAAAACAACAGGAGAAAGGACATATCTTCTAGATCGCATTCTTGGATTTAAAGAGCATCAAAGGTTAACAGAGGATGCCGAGGCAAAGATGCTAGAGGAAGCAGTAGAGACCTCCTATCGCAAAGCTGGGCAGGCAACCAGTATAAGTGATACTGTTAGTAAGCAGACTGTTAAAAACGAAATACATAACCTTGAATTTCAACACGAGTATAAGGATTTACCAAAGAAGAAAAAGGTGGATTATTTATACATAGATGCAGATGAAGATCATATATCCTTGCAGTATAATGAGGAGAAGGGCGACCTTATAAAGAATAAAAACAATAGGAAGAATAACTGTTTACTAAGTAAGATTGTCTATGTGTATGAGGGAATAGAAAAAGAGAGTCCTAGAAGTAAACGAAACAAGTTAATAAATCCCCATTACTTCTGCGGTAACTATCCCGGGGAAGAAAATAATGTTTTATGGGATAGGGTTTATGATTATATATGCTGTAACTATGATGTAGACAACATAAAGAAAATATACCTGAACGGTGATGGTGGTGCTTGGATTAAGGCAGGAAAAAGTCGATTAGCCAGAATTACTTATGTTATGGATGGATTTCATTTAAATAAATATATGATACGAGCAACATCCCACTTATTAGATTCTGCAGAGGACGCACGTTGTGAAATACGACATGCAATAAAGGTAGGCACTAAAAAGGACTTTGAAGAAGTAATGGAAAAAATACTAAGAGTTACAGAAGGAGATACAGTTATAGAACGTGTCAATGAAAGTAAGAAATTGATATTAAATAATTGGTCCGCGGTTAAAGTACGTCTAAAAAAAGAAGAAGGTATAATAGGTTGTAGTGCAGAAGGTCATGTAAGCCATATATTAGCTTCCAGAATGAGCTCTAGACCAATGGGATGGTGTAGAATAGGCGCAGATAAAATGGCGCATTTACGTGCTTACTACTATAATGGTGGAGATATGTTGGAATTAGTGAGAAAACAAAAACAAGAGCTACCCAAGGCTGCTGGAGCGGAAGAAAATGATATAATAAGTAGTACAGAAATGTTAAGTGCCGAGAGAAATAAACATTATGAGCTTGGAAAATATACAGAAAGTATAAGCCATAGCTTAAGTGCTAGTGCTAAGAAATATGCATGGTTTAATCCTCATATATGGGGATTGTAA
- a CDS encoding IS3 family transposase: protein MSFIQANLDNYTVKQMCKVLEFPRSTYYAVINHVKSQREIDYNKFSDEVQYYYDRSKGRYGAIKIQRDLEEAGIPCSVKRVQRHMAKLGLRSVVVRKYKYQNNQGKVPDDKENILNRDFTATTINQKWVTDITYIHVLNEGWTYLASVMDLYNRKIIGYSYGKNPTAELAKKAVENACLNVEDTTGIILHSDLGSQYTSATFEDMLIEKNMKHSFSRKGNPYDNACMESFHSVLKKEEVYLNTYHSFEEAKTAIFEYIESWYNRRRRHSALDYKTPQQVEDEVLAA, encoded by the coding sequence GTGTCCTTTATTCAAGCTAATCTTGATAATTATACTGTTAAACAAATGTGCAAGGTACTTGAGTTTCCTCGTAGCACTTATTATGCTGTTATTAATCATGTTAAATCTCAAAGAGAGATTGATTACAACAAATTTAGTGATGAAGTTCAATATTACTATGACAGATCTAAGGGGCGTTATGGTGCTATTAAGATACAGCGAGATCTTGAAGAAGCTGGTATCCCTTGTTCAGTCAAAAGAGTGCAGAGACATATGGCTAAGCTTGGTCTTCGCAGTGTTGTAGTACGCAAATATAAGTATCAAAATAACCAAGGTAAGGTTCCAGACGATAAGGAAAATATACTAAATCGTGATTTTACTGCTACAACAATAAACCAAAAATGGGTTACAGACATTACGTATATACATGTTCTTAACGAGGGTTGGACTTATCTAGCATCAGTTATGGATTTATATAATAGGAAAATCATTGGTTATTCATATGGTAAAAATCCAACCGCCGAATTAGCTAAAAAGGCTGTAGAAAATGCATGTCTCAATGTAGAAGATACTACAGGTATTATCCTTCATTCAGATTTAGGCAGCCAGTATACAAGTGCAACGTTTGAGGATATGCTTATAGAAAAAAATATGAAGCATTCCTTTAGCAGAAAGGGAAACCCTTATGATAATGCTTGTATGGAATCCTTCCATTCTGTATTAAAGAAGGAAGAGGTATACTTAAATACTTATCATTCATTTGAAGAGGCTAAAACAGCAATCTTTGAATATATTGAGTCTTGGTATAACCGCAGAAGAAGGCACAGTGCACTGGATTATAAAACCCCACAGCAGGTTGAAGATGAGGTCCTTGCAGCTTAG